ATCGAAACGTTCTGGGGTCATGATACGTATCTCCTTATATAGCAAGTTTTAAAGTTCAAAATTTCACAAAGTATGTTTTAAACGAAAGGGGAACCATCTTATGGAATGCATTGTACACTTTCAGGTCATTTATCCGCAACCTCAGGAACGTAAAAGTCTTAGAGGATTGATTATGGTAGGGCAAGGTCAGGAACCGGCGAATAGCCAGCTAACAACGATGTTTAAGGATATGGGATTCAACGTACGTCTGGAAGACGAGAGCCAATTGTTGTTTAAACCTGTGGATGCGTCGATGAATTTTGATTATATCCGGGTAACAGAGCTCGATACCGGGGAAGAGGTTTATAAGGAAGATCGGGATTTGAAGTCGATTTTGGAGCACTTGTTGCCGCGTCGATTCTAGTTTGTAAGCATGGTGAGCGTAAGATAATAATGACATTAGAGCAACATACCTGCTTGTGAGATAAAGAAAGGCCCCACCTTTACGGTGAGACCTTTCATGTGGTTGCCGATTTGATTCCACCCGCTCCGTGCGGGATTGCAACAACACGGATGAAGAAGCATGACGGACAGATCAAGCAGGAGTTTTTTTACATAAGCCTTTATATATTAACAATTATCCACTACTGTTCTCTATAGAGAGTTTGGGTACACTGTAAATTCTGATGCACTTCAAGCATGGAAACGATTAAGCCGTTGCGCCGTTACCTTCAGCTTCCAGCTCTGAAGTACAGTGCGAACAGCGAGTAGCCGCAGCCGGAATTTCGGACAGACAATATTTGCAAGCCTTGGTCGTTTTTTGCGGCTCGGGCTTTTTGTGTTCTTTGCTTTTGATGTAATTGATACCCTTCACCAGCATGAAAATACAGAAAGCGACGATGAGAAAATCAATCATCACGTTGATGAACTGCCCATATGCAATCACCGTAGCGCCAGCCTCATTGGCTTGAGCGAGAGTTGTGATCTCCTGTCCACTGGCAGTTTTCATATCCCAATCCAGATTAATGATTTTCTGACTGAAATCAACACCCCCAAGCAGTTTACCTACCGGTGGCATGATAATATCATTCACGAGGGACGTGACAATTTTACCAAAAGCAGCCCCGATTATGACACCTACTGCCAAATCGATGACGTTGCCACGTACAGCAAATTCTTTAAATTCCTTTAGTACGCCTTTCATGTCTGCAAATCTCCTTTACCAAATATATTCATAATACAGGCGGCGTTTCCATCGATTCTCCGTTCGGACACGCGCTTCCGTTCTCATATTGTACATAAAAAAACCGCAGCAATCATCCCTTTAATGCAAATTAAGACAAGTTTCCGCAACTTCCATGAAAATACTTCTTTATTTCACAGCGCCGATTCGGTATACTTCTAACATTATCAGTTCCGTTCATACTTTTACATTCAGGTTCGCGATCATACATTGTAACGAATCATGGAGCTCTAAAAATTTAATATGCCGACTCGTATATGTGCAGGAATAGGCCTGCATGTTTCTACCCGATCACCGGAATGATCGGACTACGGGAAAGATCCTGCAACGTTGTTAAGGTATGGAGAGAGATGATTATCGGGCAGTATGTCTGAAAAAGGATGTTCAAGTAGCTTCATATCCCTTCTTGAATAGGGAGTGAGGTTTGCTCTGAGTTATCCTGTTATCATGCTCTTCCATTACACTACACTTGCAGTATCCATGCGGCTTGTCCACATATGTACAAGTCCGTCTTTTCCCGTCTCCGGTTTTTCCGCAGCGTGTAAAAAGGCGGGCTTTTTGTTTTTTTACAGAGGGGATCGAGGTCATGCAGGCTTCTGTACGGGAGGGCGCACAGGGGGAAGAATTACGATGCAATTGTTAAAAGACAAGGTAATACAGGAAGGCATTGTCCTGTCCGAGCAGGTACTCAAAGTGGATTCATTCCTGAACCACCAGATGGACCCGGTTTTGATGAAGGAAGTCGGTAAGGAGTTCATCCGTCGTTTTGAAGGGGAGAACATTACACGTGTACTGACGATTGAATCCTCAGGGATTGCACCAGGCATCATGACTGCGCTGGAACTCAACGTGCCGCTTATTTTTGCACGGAAGCAGAAGTCACTTACACTCACGGAAGACATTCTGGTTGAGAAAGTGTACTCCTTTACGAAGCAGGAGACCAATGAAATTACAGTTGCGAAGAAGTTCATGCAGCCTGGTGACCGTGTACTGATCATCGATGACTTTCTGGCCAATGGCGAGGCAGCATTTGGTCTGGCCCGCATTGTGGAGCAAGTAGGTGCTGAAGTGGTTGGTATTGGCATCGTGATTGAAAAGGCGTTCCAACCAGGAGGCCGCTTGCTGAAAGAAGCAGGATACCGTGTGGAATCGCTGGTTCGCATCGGGGCGTTATCAGACGGACAAGTTACGTTTGCGGACGAGGAGGTCACGATCTAATATGGCACGCGAACGTATTTTTCAGCGGCATCGTCACCCGATCAAAACCTTTTCTCTGGGTCTCCAGCACGTTCTTGCGATGTATGCAGGAGCTGTCGTTGTACCGATTATTGTCAGCAAGGCCCTTGGTTTTACTACGGAGCAGTTGACCTATCTGATTGCGATTGACCTGCTCGCCTGTGGTGTGGCAACACTGCTTCAGGTATGGGGCAATCGTTTCTTCGGAGTGGGGCTGCCCGTCATGCTTGGTTGTGCATTCCAGGCTGTATCACCGATGATTTTAATTGGGATGAAGAGCGGTGTGTCTGCCATTTATGGTGCGATCATTGCTTCAGGGATATTCGTTGTATTGTTCTCGGGCATTTTTGGCAAATTGATTCGGCTCTTCCCGCCAGTCGTCACTGGATCAGTAGTAACCATTATTGGTCTGACCCTGATTCCGGTTGCGTTCAACGATCTCGGCGGCGGTCAGGGCGCAGAAGATTTTGGCAGTGGTGTTCATCTTCTGCTCGGATTCGGCGTATTGGTGTTCATCATTCTGATGACACGGTTCACGACAGGATTCGTTCGTTCTATCTCGGTGCTGATCGGCCTTCTCGTGGGCACAGTGGCAGCAGGGCTTATGGGTGAAGTTAACTTTGCGCCAATTCGCGAAGCGAGCTGGTTTCATGTCGTGCAGCCATTTTACTTTGGTACACCGACGTTTGAGATTGTGCCGATTCTGACCATGATTCTAGTGGCGATTGTCAGCGTAGCTGAATCTACTGGTGTATTCATGGCTCTTGGAAAAATTTTGGATAAAGACCTGTCTTCCAAAGATCTGGCCCGTGGCTACCGTGCAGAAGGTTTGGCGATTGTGCTGGGTGGTATCTTCAACTCATTCCCTTACACGACCTATTCACAAAACGTAGGGCTTGTACAGATGACTCGAGTCAAAACGCGCGATGTTATCGTTGTAGCGGGTGGGCTGCTTGTGGTTATCGGCTTTGTACCGAAGATTGCTGCATTGGCACAGCTAGTTCCAGGTTCTGTTCTTGGTGGGGCCATGGTTGCATTGTTCGGTATGGTGGTATCGTCTGGTATTCGTATTCTGGGCAGCCAGGTTGATCTGAACCGTCATGAGAACCTGTTCATCATTGCCTGCTCTGTAGGCATGGGGCTGGGTGTAACGGTTGTGCCTCAATTGTTCGCAGGTGCGCCGGACTGGGCACAGATTATGCTCGGTAACGGAATTATTGCCGGTAGCTTTACGGCCATTTTCATGAATTTGCTGTTTAATGGTCTGGGTACTCAAGCAACGGCTGCCAAAATGGCTGAACGTCAAGCGGATGTGATCCTTGGAGATAACGGCAAGTCGGCGTAAAAAGTAAAGAACTGAAATCATCGTTGTTATTACCCGATGCCTTCAACATGTATATTATGTTAACTTTAAATTCCTCATGGATTGAATAATCAATGTTGTGAAGAAAAAAGTTAAACGGCCTGAACTATTCAGGGGATGAATCATCTATCCTGTGAATCGTTATTGAAGGCATAATAAACGAAACACCGGAGACTTTGCTCGTTAGAGAGCAGAAGATCCGGTGTTTTTTTGCCCAAAACAAGATGGATTATTATGTAGACTCACATGATGAATTACTTTGAGATGAAGCCGATAGAAACGTTACATCTTACAGATGCCGCATCTGTTTCTCTGCAAAGTCTCCGACCCACGGCAGCTTAAGCCATTTGCCTTGCAGACTGGTCACCACCATGAGAAGCCAGACCACCACACCAAGCAAGGACAATAGCGATGCCAGCAGTGGCCCAAACAGTGGGAGGAATGCACACAACACATGACCGACCATAATGAGGCCAAATACCGTGACGGATTGAAGTGCATGAAACAGAACGAATCGGCTTCGTTTTTCTACAGCCAGAAAGACGATTCCACCTACAAAAGTGAACAGATAACAGAGCATGCCGGCAATATTTTCATCCAGACCGCTTGATGATTTCATGGGGGACATTCGGTCCAGCCTCCTTTGTCCTTTTTAACTAGGTTATGAAGGAGGTGGACAGAACTGAACCGGATGGGACGAAATGTATCTTTGCTAGCTTAAAAGGGACATGTTCCTAATACTGCCCTGGAACATGCCCCTTTCCTTGCCTCATTATATAACTTAACGGTCACCCCGCTGAAAATGTCTGCGTGGATGTGTGGTCTTGCCAATCTTATCGGTGTCATTCTCTTTGGGAACCAAACGCTCGTCGGTACGACCTTCGTGATGGTTGTCAAAAGCGAATTCTGTCAGTTCCCATTCCGTCTTGCCGAGAACGGGATCGGCCGGGAATTGTTGTCCGCGATGCAGATGTTCTTCTTGTCCGGCTTCGTTGGTATATATTCCGTCCACTTCCACCTTTTCATGCGAAAGGGGCAGCATTTCTTTATCTTTCTGATCCATAAAACAACGCCTCCTTAGATCCCAGTATTTTAACTGTATGGGTTGTCCGTGATAATATCCCCCGAATAGTTCAGTGTTATGCTGGATATATTAATTCCGTATAGAAGTATCGTATTTATAACATATGATTCGGAAATAAACTTTTTGGGCATAAAAACCGTTATAAATATTAGGTAAAATCGTCAAGTCGTCAGATACTTCCGAATATGCTACAATAAGATTATGATTCACACCGAATCATATCGGGTATTTATAGTGTCAGGTACTTGCTTAAGCAAGGGTTCCCGACCTAAAGCTTGCTTTGAGCCGCGCACACAACTTCATGGATGGCATTTAAGACTTATTCGGCATTCTCTAAACGGAGCATTCACTTTCAACGTTTTGGGAGGGAATTACAATTGCAACGAAAGGTCACAATGAGGTCAAAGAAAGTTTGAGGGAAATGACTCGGATTTTCCGTCCTAAAGATCCAAAAAAATTCGTGAAGGAGTACGTGAGAAAATACCGGATTACGGGTGGATACGAGGAAGAATTGACTTCTGTGGTTGAGCATGAGCTTGTCAAGATGGATTCTTCCGTGTCCTGAAACACACACAACTCTGATTATACTGTTCCGATATGAATAGAACCGTCTCCCGGGCGTTAAGCTCCGGCAGACGGTTTTTTTTGATTGAAAAATGATATGTACATATTTCCAACGTGTAAACCTTTCATCTAAAAGAAAACAGAATTAGCTGTAGAGCTTCGCTCCACTTTTGGGGGCTTTGTTCCGTTCCTGCTGCATATACATGGAAGTACACATATGGCAGGAAGGATGAATGCATGTGGACCCTATTTTGAAAACGAAAGAAGAGATTGGCTACATGCGGGAAGCAGGACGAATCCTGCGAAGCTGTCACGAGCATATTGAAAAGTGGTTGGCCCCCGGTGTAACGACAGGAGATATTGACGAACGGGTGGAGGTTTTTTTGGCTGAAAGAGGAGCTACACCTGAGCAAAAGGGGTACAAAGGTTATCCTTACGCTACATGCGCTTCAGTTAATGAAGTGGTTTGCCACGGCTTCCCTAATGACCGGAAACTGGTCGAAGGCGATGTGGTGACCATTGATATGGTGGTGAACAAAGACGGCTGGCTTGCCGATTCTGCATGGACGTATGGGATCGGTGAACAACGCAGGTCCATACGCAAACTAATGAATCGAACGGAAAGGGCGCTTCATAAGGCGATAGCACAGGCAGTGCCAGGAAATACGCTGGGGGATATCGGTAACGCGATTGAACGGACAGCGAGGCTGTATCGTTACGGGATTGTGAAGCCTCTTATTGGTCATGGGATCGGTCAATACATCCATGAACCCCCGAATGTCCTCCCTTACGGGAAACGCAGGACGGGCATGATGCTGACAGAGGGCATGGTCATTACGATTGAGCCTATATTTACGAAAGGCAGCTCTGGAGCAGTTGTATGGGATGAGGATGGCTGGACGGTGAGAACAGTGGATGGAAGCTGGGGCGTCCAGTATGAGCATACGGTAGCCATAACAAGTGATGGTCCTCTTATACTAACTGACGGGACTTAGACGCTGTATCTATGGCAAGCTGGTAAGGGTGCTGCATACGGTGTAAGGGATACACAATAGGTTCAGGCTCCATGCCGTTTGGTTCTATAAGGGAGCGGTATGGGGCTTTACTGCGGCTTCCAGTAGTTGTAAGAGAAACAAGCTGATGCAGGCTTTTCTGTTTTGCATAATACTGCATGTTTTCAATGTGAGAAAAATCGGCAAAAAAAACAATTTCATCACCGAAATTTGGCAAAAATTTTCAAAAGTAGAGAGTAATATTTTTAACTGAAATCGGTTACAAATCAAGTTGTGGTGCGGTTTTTTACATATAGTGAACAATTTGTGAACATGTGTCCAAAGATTGACAAAATCATACCCTCAACTTATATTTAATAAGTGATTGAACCATATAGAATGAATTGGAAGAATGCGCAGACATGCCCTTAGCAGGAAATGACGGGAGTAGTGGAAGCGTTATTTTTGTAAGCGTTCTGTATGTCGGACAGGATTACGTGTATCGTGCTGAAATGAACTGAATTAAGTTTATTTTGGGCGACAACGGCAATCTACGAAAATGTTAAAAAAGTGGGGTAGATCAATGATGAAACAGTGGCAGGTTGCAAAGCGAATTCTCCCCTTGCTGGCGGTGTTCTCTTTGCTGCTATCCGCATGCGGGCGGGAAGACTTGTCGGTAATGAAACCTCAGGGTCCTGTGGCGCAAGGCCAATATGATCTGATGAAGCTGTCCATTGCGATTATGATCGTGGTGCTCATCATTGTATTTGCTATTGCTGCGTATGTGTTGATCCGGTTTCGGAGACGAGCCGGGCAGAATGAAATGCCCGAACAGGTTGAAGGTAATTTCAAGCTGGAAGTAATATGGACAGCCATTCCGTTGCTGCTCGTAATTGTTCTGGCAGTACCGACGGTAAAAACGATTTTTGCCCAAGGCGAAGATCTGTCCAACGACAAAAATGCAATTCAGGTCAAAGTCACCTCGCATCAGTACTGGTGGGAATTCACTTATCCTCAATATGACGTAACCACCGCTCAAGATCTCATCATCCCGACCGGAAAGAAAATCGCATTCGAATTGAAAACCGCTGACGTGCTTCACTCCTTCTGGGTGCCGTCACTTGCGGGTAAAATGGACACAAACCCGGATGGAACGCTTAACAAGTTCAGCTTCTCGGCGCCAAATGAAGGCGTTTACCGAGGCAAATGTGCTGAATTATGCGGCAGGTCGCATGCCTTCATGGAATTCAAGGTAAAAGCGGTCAGTCAGGAATCCTTTGACAAATGGGTTAACGAAATGAAAGCCCCGGCGGTACTTCCGGAAGATACCCAATTGGCTGAGAAGTTCAAAACGAACTGCCTTTCTTGCCATGCAGTTGGGGATCAGGGCGGGCCAGTTGCGCCTAACCTTACAGGTATCGGCGGCAAGCAATCCGTGGCAGGTATTCTGCTGAATCAGGGCGAAGGCCAGGAAGACGGTAATCCGGTGCTGGATAACATGAAAGAATGGCTCCATGATCCACAATCCGTGAAGCCGGGCAATACAATGCCTAATCCGAAAGACCTTGGACTCACAGATGAAGAAATCGACGGAATTGCCGAATATCTGGCCAACTACAAATTGGACTATGAATAGAACAGCAAGGACGAAGAAGGGGGTACACAACCTTGGCTCATGCTCATAGCGTCAAGCGGTATAGGGGCTTGATGGATTGGATCACCACCGTCGATCACAAAAAAATCGCCGTTCTCTATTTGATTGCGGGTGGATTTTTCTTCGGAATCGGCGGCATTGAAGCCATTTTGATTCGGATTCAGTTAATGAAACCGATGAATGATTTTGTGTCGGCACAGGTCTTCAACGAATTGATTACGATGCACGGAACAACGATGATTTTCCTTGGTGTTATGCCTATTATTTTTGCACTTATGAATGCCGTTGTACCTTTGCAAATTGGGGCACGGGACGTTGCTTTCCCTTTTGTTAACGCGCTTGGTTTCTGGACGTTCCTGTTTGGCGGACTGCTCTTGAACCTGAGCTGGTTGATGGGAGGGGCACCGGATGCCGGCTGGACTTCGTATACGCCACTCTCTGGCAGCGAGTACAGTGGGACGCACGGTGTGGATTTCTACACGATAGGTCTCCAGATCGCCGGTCTAGGGACACTCATCGGGGGCATTAACTTTCTTGCGACCATCATTACGATGCGTGCGCCGGGAATGTCCTATATGCGGATGCCGATGTTTACCTGGACCACATTTATTACATCAGCCATTATCCTTTTTGCATTCCCTGCCATTACGGTAGGACTTGTATTGTTAACGTTTGACCGTATACTGGGAGCCAATTTCTTCGATGTTGCAGGTGGCGGTAACCCGGTACTCTGGCAGCATATCTTCTGGATCTTCGGGCACCCGGAAGTATACATTCTCATCCTGCCGGCTTTTGGTATTATCTCGGAGGTTATTCCAACCTTTGCACGTAAAAGATTATTCGGTTACAGCTCCATGGTGTTTGCAACCATCCTGATCGCCTTCTTAGGATTCATGGTATGGGCGCATCACATGTTTACGACTGGTCTGGGAACAGTCGCCAATGCATTGTTCTCGATCTCAACCATGTTGATTGCTGTACCAACAGGGATCAAAATATTTAACTGGCTCTTTACGATGTGGGGCGGACAGATTCGTTTTACGGCAGCAAACCTGTTTGCTGTTGGATTCGTTCCAACCTTCGTTATGGGCGGGGTTACTGGTGTCATGTTGGCCTCAGCGCCTGCGGATTTCCAGTTCCATGATACGTACTTTGTTGTGGCTCACTTCCATTACGTTATCGTTGGTGGATTGGTGCTAGGTTTGTTCTCTGGATTACATTACTGGTGGCCGAAGATGTTCGGTCGCGTCCTGAGCGAAACGCTCGGAAAGTGGACCTTCTGGACATTCATGATCGGTTTCCAATTAACGTTCTTCGTACAGCATTTCCTTGGTTTAATGGGGATGCAGCGCCGGATCGTTACATACTTGCCGAATCAGGATTTTGACCTGCTTAACCTGGTCAGTTCTGTTGGTGCATTCCTAATGGGTGTTGGGGTTATCATGTTCCTCGTGAACATCGTGATTACAACGAGAAAACCAGTTGATGCGCCGAATGATCCGTGGGAAGATGGTCGTACGTTGGAATGGTCAATCCCATCTCCGCCACCGGAATACAACTTTAAGCAGACGCCTCTGGTACGTGGAATCGATGCGTATTGGAAGGAAAAGATGGCTGGACATACGGAGATGACACCGGCCGAACCTGTTGGTTCGATTCATATGCCATCAGCGACTCCACTGCCGTTTGTTATGTCTGTCGGTATATTCATTGCCGGACTTGGTCTCATGTTCAGCAAAGATGATTTTGGCAATGCGTTTATGAACGGATTGTTTAACAATTACATTGTAGTCATTATTGGCCTTCTGATTACATTTGGTGCGATGGCGCTGCGGTCACTCTATGATGATCATGGCTGGCATATTGAACCGGAGGATCAGGATGAGAAGGGGGTTAGAACATGACAACTCCACATGCCGAACCGGTAAACGGCAAATTGCCGCATGAGCCGGAGAAAGCAACGCTGGAAGGACGCAACAAGCTTGTCGGCTTCTGGTTGTTCCTTGGCGGCGAGACCGTATTGTTCGGAACCCTCTTCGCAACCTTTTTGGCCCTCCGTGGCCAAACGAATGACGGACCGACGGCGAATGAATTGTTTCATCTGCCACTCGTGGCTGCAGCAACCTTTATTCTCTTAGTCAGCAGTTTGACAAGTGTATTTGCCATCCAGGCTATGCATAAGGGGAAGCGCAATGCTCTTGCTCTCTGGCTTGGCATTACCGTTGTACTGGGTCTTGGATTCCTCGGTCTGGAAATCTACGAGTTCTATGAATATGTGAAACATAAAGAGTTCGGCATGACTACAAGTGCATTCAGTTCAGCGTTCTACACGCTGGTTGGGTTCCACGGAGCTCACGTTGCATTCGGTATTATGTGGATTGGGCTCATTATCGGGCAACTGTTCAGAAAAGGATTAACGGTCGTAACTGCACCTAAAGTATACGTCTCCGCAATGTACTGGCACTTTATTGACGTGGTCTGGGTGTTTATCTTTACGGTCGTGTACCTGCTCGGAAAGGTGGGGTAACACATGTCGGTACAGGATAAGAGTGATCAGCAGCCTGTGAAGCATCGTCACCGGGCGGAAGGTCCACAGAAACACGTCGTTGTTTTTATTTTCTCGATTGTCCTGACGCTAATTGCGTTCGCGGCTGCTGCCGCGGGAGGAGTCAATACGACCTTTACCATTATTATATTGGTGGTTATGGCGATCCTTCAGGTGTTTGTACAGCTCGGTTACTGGATGCACTTGAAGGATAAAGGGCATTTAATGCCGATCCTGTTCATGAGCTTCGGATTTTTCGTAGCTTTTACGTGCATCATTATGGCACTCTATTGGGTTTGGTGGTAAAAGAGATGGCGGCGGCGCAGTGTCGCCGTCTTTTCCCCTTTTAGGCGGATCAATCAGTCAATGGATTCAGGCAACAACCAAATCAGGTCACGGGGAGGTTTCCCGTATGCTCGGGTTGCAATATTTTAGTTTCAACGATTTATGGAGTCCACTTATTATGGCATTGTTTCTGCTCATTGCTGCAGCTTATCTAGTGCTCGTTGGTCCGTTCAGTGAGCGGATCAAGGGGGCAGATCAGGCTACGGTCGCACAGAAAATGATGTTTATTACTGGGCTTACCGTGTTGTATCTTGCACAAGCGGGGCCATTCAATCTGCTGGGTCATGTGATGTTCAGCTTCCATATGGTGAGTATGGCCCTGTCCTATCTGGTAGCGCCACCGCTATTGATGAAGGGATTGCCCCTCTGGGTATGGCGCGGAATCATCCGGTGGCTGCCGACACGGCAGTTATCTTTTTTGGCTCATCCGATCGTGGCGGCTGTGCTGTTTAACGGGTTGTTCTCGTTATATCATCTACCCGTGGTACATGATTACGTGATGTTAAATTTTACGGTTCACCGTTTGTATTACATTGTACTTTTCATTACTTCCATGCTGATGTGGTGGACGCTGCTCAATCCGTTGCCGGAAGGGAGACAAGCGTCGGGGCTGTCTAAGATTGGTTTTATTTTTCTGAACATGGTGCTTCTGACACCAGCTTGTGGACTGATTATTTTTGCTTCCGAACCCTTGTATGCGACCTACAGCAATCCTGCCGTATGGGCTGAGGCGATGCGGTATTGTGTATCCGGGGATTCTACGGCATTGCTGCGATCGTTCGGTGGACCGGCGTTCTTCAACTTTCTGTCCTCTGCCAAGGAGGATCAGCAGGTGGGCGGTATTTTGATGAAATTCATACAGGAAGGCATCTTCGTCTCCATGCTGGCGTATGTCTTTTTCCAATGGTACCGCAAGGAAAAACGGGAAGATGATGATGATCCGTACCCTGTAGAGAATACGGGAGGACCGCTCAATCCTGCAGCGAAATAACACAAGTTTTGTTTGGACAAGAGGGGGAAACACACGATGGATATGTATTTTCTGCTACCCACGATCAGTACTTCTTTCATTGTGATTAGCGCAGTGCTGGTTGGAATTGGCTGGGTGCTAATTATCCGTGGCAAACGGGAGGCGCACCAAACCGCGATGATTGCAGGGGCCATTGCTGCCCTTCTGTTC
This window of the Paenibacillus marchantiae genome carries:
- the mscL gene encoding large conductance mechanosensitive channel protein MscL, with the protein product MKGVLKEFKEFAVRGNVIDLAVGVIIGAAFGKIVTSLVNDIIMPPVGKLLGGVDFSQKIINLDWDMKTASGQEITTLAQANEAGATVIAYGQFINVMIDFLIVAFCIFMLVKGINYIKSKEHKKPEPQKTTKACKYCLSEIPAAATRCSHCTSELEAEGNGATA
- a CDS encoding xanthine phosphoribosyltransferase, which encodes MQLLKDKVIQEGIVLSEQVLKVDSFLNHQMDPVLMKEVGKEFIRRFEGENITRVLTIESSGIAPGIMTALELNVPLIFARKQKSLTLTEDILVEKVYSFTKQETNEITVAKKFMQPGDRVLIIDDFLANGEAAFGLARIVEQVGAEVVGIGIVIEKAFQPGGRLLKEAGYRVESLVRIGALSDGQVTFADEEVTI
- a CDS encoding nucleobase:cation symporter-2 family protein; the protein is MARERIFQRHRHPIKTFSLGLQHVLAMYAGAVVVPIIVSKALGFTTEQLTYLIAIDLLACGVATLLQVWGNRFFGVGLPVMLGCAFQAVSPMILIGMKSGVSAIYGAIIASGIFVVLFSGIFGKLIRLFPPVVTGSVVTIIGLTLIPVAFNDLGGGQGAEDFGSGVHLLLGFGVLVFIILMTRFTTGFVRSISVLIGLLVGTVAAGLMGEVNFAPIREASWFHVVQPFYFGTPTFEIVPILTMILVAIVSVAESTGVFMALGKILDKDLSSKDLARGYRAEGLAIVLGGIFNSFPYTTYSQNVGLVQMTRVKTRDVIVVAGGLLVVIGFVPKIAALAQLVPGSVLGGAMVALFGMVVSSGIRILGSQVDLNRHENLFIIACSVGMGLGVTVVPQLFAGAPDWAQIMLGNGIIAGSFTAIFMNLLFNGLGTQATAAKMAERQADVILGDNGKSA
- a CDS encoding DUF4870 domain-containing protein: MSPMKSSSGLDENIAGMLCYLFTFVGGIVFLAVEKRSRFVLFHALQSVTVFGLIMVGHVLCAFLPLFGPLLASLLSLLGVVVWLLMVVTSLQGKWLKLPWVGDFAEKQMRHL
- the map gene encoding type I methionyl aminopeptidase, coding for MHVDPILKTKEEIGYMREAGRILRSCHEHIEKWLAPGVTTGDIDERVEVFLAERGATPEQKGYKGYPYATCASVNEVVCHGFPNDRKLVEGDVVTIDMVVNKDGWLADSAWTYGIGEQRRSIRKLMNRTERALHKAIAQAVPGNTLGDIGNAIERTARLYRYGIVKPLIGHGIGQYIHEPPNVLPYGKRRTGMMLTEGMVITIEPIFTKGSSGAVVWDEDGWTVRTVDGSWGVQYEHTVAITSDGPLILTDGT
- the coxB gene encoding cytochrome c oxidase subunit II, which translates into the protein MMKQWQVAKRILPLLAVFSLLLSACGREDLSVMKPQGPVAQGQYDLMKLSIAIMIVVLIIVFAIAAYVLIRFRRRAGQNEMPEQVEGNFKLEVIWTAIPLLLVIVLAVPTVKTIFAQGEDLSNDKNAIQVKVTSHQYWWEFTYPQYDVTTAQDLIIPTGKKIAFELKTADVLHSFWVPSLAGKMDTNPDGTLNKFSFSAPNEGVYRGKCAELCGRSHAFMEFKVKAVSQESFDKWVNEMKAPAVLPEDTQLAEKFKTNCLSCHAVGDQGGPVAPNLTGIGGKQSVAGILLNQGEGQEDGNPVLDNMKEWLHDPQSVKPGNTMPNPKDLGLTDEEIDGIAEYLANYKLDYE
- the ctaD gene encoding cytochrome c oxidase subunit I is translated as MDWITTVDHKKIAVLYLIAGGFFFGIGGIEAILIRIQLMKPMNDFVSAQVFNELITMHGTTMIFLGVMPIIFALMNAVVPLQIGARDVAFPFVNALGFWTFLFGGLLLNLSWLMGGAPDAGWTSYTPLSGSEYSGTHGVDFYTIGLQIAGLGTLIGGINFLATIITMRAPGMSYMRMPMFTWTTFITSAIILFAFPAITVGLVLLTFDRILGANFFDVAGGGNPVLWQHIFWIFGHPEVYILILPAFGIISEVIPTFARKRLFGYSSMVFATILIAFLGFMVWAHHMFTTGLGTVANALFSISTMLIAVPTGIKIFNWLFTMWGGQIRFTAANLFAVGFVPTFVMGGVTGVMLASAPADFQFHDTYFVVAHFHYVIVGGLVLGLFSGLHYWWPKMFGRVLSETLGKWTFWTFMIGFQLTFFVQHFLGLMGMQRRIVTYLPNQDFDLLNLVSSVGAFLMGVGVIMFLVNIVITTRKPVDAPNDPWEDGRTLEWSIPSPPPEYNFKQTPLVRGIDAYWKEKMAGHTEMTPAEPVGSIHMPSATPLPFVMSVGIFIAGLGLMFSKDDFGNAFMNGLFNNYIVVIIGLLITFGAMALRSLYDDHGWHIEPEDQDEKGVRT
- a CDS encoding cytochrome (ubi)quinol oxidase subunit III is translated as MTTPHAEPVNGKLPHEPEKATLEGRNKLVGFWLFLGGETVLFGTLFATFLALRGQTNDGPTANELFHLPLVAAATFILLVSSLTSVFAIQAMHKGKRNALALWLGITVVLGLGFLGLEIYEFYEYVKHKEFGMTTSAFSSAFYTLVGFHGAHVAFGIMWIGLIIGQLFRKGLTVVTAPKVYVSAMYWHFIDVVWVFIFTVVYLLGKVG
- a CDS encoding cytochrome C oxidase subunit IV family protein — its product is MSVQDKSDQQPVKHRHRAEGPQKHVVVFIFSIVLTLIAFAAAAAGGVNTTFTIIILVVMAILQVFVQLGYWMHLKDKGHLMPILFMSFGFFVAFTCIIMALYWVWW
- the ctaG gene encoding cytochrome c oxidase assembly factor CtaG, translating into MLGLQYFSFNDLWSPLIMALFLLIAAAYLVLVGPFSERIKGADQATVAQKMMFITGLTVLYLAQAGPFNLLGHVMFSFHMVSMALSYLVAPPLLMKGLPLWVWRGIIRWLPTRQLSFLAHPIVAAVLFNGLFSLYHLPVVHDYVMLNFTVHRLYYIVLFITSMLMWWTLLNPLPEGRQASGLSKIGFIFLNMVLLTPACGLIIFASEPLYATYSNPAVWAEAMRYCVSGDSTALLRSFGGPAFFNFLSSAKEDQQVGGILMKFIQEGIFVSMLAYVFFQWYRKEKREDDDDPYPVENTGGPLNPAAK